In Gossypium hirsutum isolate 1008001.06 chromosome D06, Gossypium_hirsutum_v2.1, whole genome shotgun sequence, one genomic interval encodes:
- the LOC107901814 gene encoding probable hexosyltransferase MUCI70, protein MKETMTGGSLGIRSGSYGSLDKQLQNTVLLPIQVPLATRSKPSKVFKEKETLVHWICKLAGRKKVGMLLLSVISAAVFVWVVYVGKGEYQDSDNVRKVNGSLPINNSGFPLIYEVQSVKIDNWTSLVASDSVEGTEVRVMPPPPPSYFLGYTLPPGHPCHTFSLPPPPADKKRTGPRPCPVCYLPVEEAIALMPKVPSFSPILKNLTYIYEENLNKDKEFGGSDFGGYPTLKQRDDSYDIRESMNVRCGFVKGSKPGHGTGFDINDDDLLEMEQCHGVVVASAIFGAFDIIQQPKNISEYSKQTICFYMFVDEETEADLKLNGGLDASKKIGVWRIVVAHNLPYTDGRRNGKIPKLLTHRLFPNARFSLWIDGKLELIVDPFQILERFLWRKNATLAISRHYKRFDVFDEAEANKAAGKYDNASIDFQVNFYKKEGLTPYSEAKLPITSDVPEGCVIIREHVPISNLFTCLWFNEVDLFTSRDQISFSTARDKIAAKTNWTLNMFLDCERRNFVVQKYHKDVLAHMAPPAVYPPPQPLRSANIPPGKFAVETSGENIILKAPFRDVLPRRGRDRRSGSRRQRKVSKEIISS, encoded by the exons ATGAAG GAGACAATGACTGGAGGGTCATTGGGGATTCGTTCTGGGAGTTATGGTTCTTTGGATAAACAGCTTCAAAACACTGTTTTGTTGCCAATTCAAGTGCCTTTAGCAACAAGAAGTAAGCCTTCTAAAGTTTTCAAGGAAAAGGAGACATTGGTTCATTGGATCTGTAAGCTTGCTGGGCGTAAAAAGGTTGGAATGTTGCTCCTTTCTGTAATCTCTGCTGCTGTTTTTGTTTGGGTCGTGTATGTTGGCAAAG GTGAATACCAGGATAGTGACAATGTTCGTAAGGTGAATGGTAGCTTACCGATTAATAATTCCGGATTTCCCCTGATATATGAAGTGCAAAGTGTCAAAATAGACAATTGGACATCTTTAGTTGCCAGTGACAGTGTTGAAGGAACTGAAGTTAGAGTAAtgcctcctcctcctccttcatATTTTCTCGGCTACACTCTTCCTCCGGGGCATCCATGCCACACTTTCAGTTTACCCCCTCCACCAGCAGACAAAAAAAGAACAGGACCACGTC CTTGTCCTGTATGTTACCTTCCTGTGGAAGAAGCTATTGCTTTGATGCCTAAAGTCCCATCATTTTCTCCGATTCTTAAGAATTTAACGTATATTTATGAGGAAAACTTAAATAAAGACAAGGAATTTGGAGGTTCAGACTTTGGTGGGTATCCTACTTTGAAGCAACGGGATGATTCATATGACATAAGAGAGTCAATGAATGTGCGTTGTGG ATTTGTCAAAGGAAGCAAACCTGGCCATGGGACAGGATTCGACATCAATGATGATGATCTTCTCGAGATGGAGCAATGTCATGGAGTGGTTGTTGCATCAGCGATATTTG GAGCTTTCGATATAATACAACAGCCAAAGAATATTAGTGAATATTCCAAGCAAACTATCTGCTTCTACATGTTTGTCGATGAAGAAACAGAGGCTGATTTGAAACTGAATGGTGGCTTGGATGCGAGCAAGAAGATCGGAGTATGGAGAATTGTTGTTGCCCATAATCTTCCTTACACTGATGGAAGGCGCAACGGAAAG ATCCCAAAGCTTCTAACACACAGGCTATTTCCAAATGCTCGTTTTTCTTTATGGATTGATGGAAAACTCGAGCTCATTGTTGATCCTTTTCAAATTCTTGAGAG GTTCTTGTGGAGAAAAAATGCTACATTGGCAATCTCTAGGCATTATAAACGCTTTGATGTTTTTGATGAAGCCGAGGCAAATAAGGCTGCAGGCAAATACGATAATGCCTCCATCGATTTTCAggtcaatttttataaaaaggaGGGTTTGACACCATATTCTGAAGCTAAACTTCCTATAACAAGTG ATGTTCCTGAAGGATGTGTAATAATAAGGGAACATGTTCCTATTAGCAACCTCTTTACTTGTCTTTGGTTCAATGAAGTCGACCTTTTTACTTCAAGAGACCAAATTAGTTTTTCGACAGCGAGGGATAAGATTGCGGCGAAGACAAATTGGACTTTGAATATGTTCTTGGACTGTGAAAGGCGTAACTTTGTCGTTCAG AAATACCATAAGGATGTTCTAGCGCATATGGCTCCACCGGCTGTTTACCCTCCACCTCAACCGCTACGTTCGGCCAACATACCACCTGGGAAATTCGCAGTTGAAACTTCAGGTGAAAATATTATTCTAAAAGCTCCATTCCGGGACGTCTTACCAAGACGTGGAAGAGATAGGAGGTCCGGTTCTAGGCGTCAACGCAAAGTCAGCAAGGAAATTATTTCGAGTTAA